A single genomic interval of Hydrotalea sp. harbors:
- a CDS encoding TIGR01777 family oxidoreductase: MKILITGGTGFIGASLVEHFAMAGHQVIVVARGMSSPHGRRGRKGDGFLAPSVRMINSAESLDQNEQLDAVINLAGESISAKKWSKKQKAILMESRLVTTRRLVASLEKLKHKPKVFISASAIGYYGARGLEIIDERVNASYEFTSKLCAAWEYEARRAESTCRTVIMRLGLVLGRSVQTKKPGGLLARLILPAKFFVSARMGRGDFYMSWIHLRDIINAIDFFIEHKDCRGVYNLTAPNPLPQKEFARVFAQVLRKFELFFIPAFMIKWIFGEMGDRLLLHGQRVLPKKLLAQSFTFQFSDIEAALLDVLQSKRPVE; the protein is encoded by the coding sequence ATGAAAATTCTAATAACAGGTGGCACGGGATTTATTGGCGCATCGCTGGTTGAACATTTTGCCATGGCCGGGCATCAGGTAATTGTCGTGGCCCGTGGCATGAGTTCGCCGCACGGGCGGCGCGGCCGCAAGGGGGATGGTTTTCTGGCGCCATCGGTGCGGATGATTAATTCGGCCGAATCATTGGACCAAAATGAACAGCTGGATGCGGTTATCAACCTGGCCGGCGAATCGATTTCAGCAAAAAAATGGAGCAAAAAGCAAAAAGCCATATTGATGGAATCGCGGTTGGTAACAACCCGCCGGTTGGTGGCGTCGCTTGAAAAATTAAAACACAAGCCGAAGGTTTTTATCTCGGCCTCAGCGATTGGTTACTATGGCGCGCGCGGCTTGGAAATCATCGACGAGCGGGTTAATGCCAGTTACGAATTTACCAGCAAATTATGCGCCGCCTGGGAATATGAGGCGCGGCGTGCCGAATCAACCTGCCGCACGGTCATCATGCGTTTGGGGTTGGTGTTGGGGCGGTCGGTGCAAACCAAAAAACCCGGCGGGTTGTTGGCGCGGCTTATTCTGCCGGCCAAATTTTTTGTCTCGGCGCGCATGGGGCGCGGCGATTTTTACATGTCATGGATTCATTTGCGCGATATCATCAACGCCATCGATTTTTTTATCGAACATAAAGATTGCCGTGGCGTTTACAACCTAACCGCGCCCAACCCGTTGCCGCAAAAGGAATTCGCAAGAGTTTTCGCCCAGGTGTTAAGAAAATTTGAATTGTTTTTCATTCCGGCCTTTATGATAAAATGGATTTTCGGCGAAATGGGCGACCGGTTGTTGCTTCACGGCCAACGGGTATTACCAAAAAAACTATTGGCGCAATCCTTTACCTTTCAATTTTCTGATATTGAGGCCGCGTTGCTTGACGTTTTGCAATCTAAACGTCCTGTTGAGTAA